In the Danaus plexippus chromosome 4, MEX_DaPlex, whole genome shotgun sequence genome, one interval contains:
- the LOC116768498 gene encoding uncharacterized protein LOC116768498, with protein sequence MMSNISTISKNHSKKTNSRERDKNKSIASESGGSSQCDTPPLIEKDATSQGRFAGVGADSVLCMAEQIGAEINTEAATNLAEDVSYKLRQVISTIALHSELMKKSCVDSWDVNTVFTLSDTSPVVGSCLLQYVAVGEEKLCCEVENLINISEYSMVTQSYVFSTLPTVSVEWIIDEKCLNNSSSISANLQNYYTKIARAILNLKRKPKEIAVEDLATNTRIGPIFPNLFNLAVLVLNDDNLNALNVPAKKPLQSNVLDMVDALCSNPCSLDTNIQQQFQRLFPVMVSNILGNGSLAEKMVAILTKITRTWPSFIAIGKGILFDYLSQGTKERLTAPMIRCVLALGRHALVECLGDHLEHLDDCVQARVGGLRETILDASTCLLRSEPTTYLEDYVMTDYTLYEMLGDSIMPRRTLFPVKETATSENTTKEIATDLEFSFVPIRPLIRIPKVRNLPKIKTTKTQREACFEVTKFSANNKKIHIKIKNCRSLDVKGKVDRTQTCCVRNTSGVIASGLLNRFRYKLNKPTPFPIFGALTL encoded by the exons ATGATGTCTAACATATCCACAATTTCGAAAAATCATTCCAAGAAAACCAATAGTCGAGAacgtgataaaaataaatccatcGCTTCCGAATCTGGCGGTTCCAGTCAGTGCGATACGCCGCCACTTATTGAAAAG gATGCGACATCTCAAGGGAGGTTTGCAGGAGTCGGAGCAGATTCAGTGCTGTGCATGGCCGAGCAGATTGGAGCCGAAATTAATACTGAGGCAGCTACGAACCTCGCTGAGGACGTCAGCTATAAACTGCGGCAGGTTATCAGT ACAATCGCCCTTCACAGCGAGTTGATGAAAAAGTCGTGTGTGGACAGTTGGGATGTTAACACTGTCTTTACATTATCAGACACAAGTCCTGTGGTCGGCTCTTGTTTGCTACAGTATGTAGCTGTGGGTGAAGAAAAATTGTGCTGTGAAGTA gaaaatcttataaatatatcagaatACTCGATGGTGACGCAGAGTTATGTGTTCTCAACACTGCCGACAGTCTCTGTTGAGTGGATAATAGATGAAAAGTGTTTAAACAATAGTAGCAGTATAAGTGCAAACttacaaaactattatacaaaaattgctAGAG CGATATTAAATCTGAAAAGGAAACCTAAAGAGATTGCGGTAGAAGATTTAGCTACAAACACCCGTATCGGTCCCATATTTCCGAACCTCTTCAATTTGGCTGTGTTAGTTCTTAacgatgataatttaaatgccCTGAATGTACCAGCGAAGAAACCGTTGCAATCCAATGTGTTGGATATGGTGGATGCTTTGTGTTCCAACCCATGCAGCTTGGACACCAACATACAACAACAG TTTCAAAGACTGTTCCCTGTGATGGTGTCAAATATTTTGGGCAACGGTTCGCTAGCAGAGAAGATGGTTGCCATACTCACTAAAATCACAAGAACTTGGCCATCTTTTATAGCCATag GTAAAGGCATTCTCTTTGACTACTTATCTCAGGGTACTAAAGAGAGACTTACAGCTCCTATGATCCGATGCGTGCTGGCGTTGGGCCGACACGCGCTGGTCGAGTGTCTGGGGGATCATCTGGAACATTTGGACGACTGCGTGCAGGCGCGTGTGGGCGGCCTCAGGGAGACTATACTG GATGCATCCACCTGTCTATTAAGGTCGGAGCCCACGACGTATTTGGAAGATTACGTAATGACTGACTATACTTTGTACGAGATGCTGGGCGATTCGATAATGCCGAGGAGAACATTATTTCCTGTCAaag AAACAGCGACAAGCGAAAACACGACAAAGGAAATCGCCACCGACCTAGAATTCTCTTTCGTTCCAATAAGACCTTTGATAAGAATACCAAAAGTGAGAAACCTgccgaaaataaaaacaacgaaAACACAGAGGGAAGCTTGTTTCGAAGTAACTAAATTTAgtgctaataataaaaaaatacacatcaaAATAAAGAACTGTCGCTCGTTAGACGTCAAGGGAAAAGTTGACAGAACTCAAACGTGTTGTGTTAGAAATACGAGTGGCGTTATCGCTAGTGGACTGTTAAATAGATTTaggtataaattaaacaaacccACCCCTTTTCCGATATTTGGAGCTTTAACACTGTAA